Genomic segment of Leopardus geoffroyi isolate Oge1 chromosome B2, O.geoffroyi_Oge1_pat1.0, whole genome shotgun sequence:
TACATAGGAATGTTTCCCCCCCACATACTTAGAGAAGTGGTGATAAATCCCCATAGCCCTGGAACCACTGGCCTCGACCTCAGTTAGTTGGTCTGTAGCCCCTAAAGTGATGCAGAATGAAACAGAGAGGACAGCCACATACCAGAAGCTGTGACCAAGCACTTTGCTCACCAGGTGATTGAACTGCGTTTTCAGCGAGTGTGAGTTACTCTACCCATTCTTAACGACCATTCTCACATTTTCGtgtttccatttctgcttttcaTGTTATGGATGATAGGAACTGCCCCAAGTGGGGCCCACACAGAGCCCTGGACCTTTGTGATTGTGAGGGACCCGGACGTGAAACATAAGATTCGGGAGATCAtcgaggaggaggaagaaataaactaCTTGAAAAGGATGGGACGCCAATGGGTTACAGacctgaagaaactgaggtacaagaGTTGATGGGATGATTAACCTCTTCCGTGCCTTagtgtcctcatctggaaaacgggACTCCGTAGGATTTACTTCGTTATGAAAATTGAATGTGCAAGCCTGCTTGTCAGCACATAGAATGGTGATGACAAGTAGGAAGTGGCATCATTGGTAAACAAGCAGGCTTCCACCCAAGTAGTCGTAAACACACCTTTGAGGACTCACTTCACTTTTCTCCCATCTAGAGTGTGAGATCGTGGCATAAAGGTGTCTCGGGACCTTGCCTGGAGTAAATTACATTTGCTAAAGTGATAACATCTTCCAAGTAATCTTAGCACATGGTTAGCAAGAGTAAGCAATCCATGCAGGTATGCCATCTCTTAGGCATCAGTAACTGTGGGGGCTTCCTTATCTCTAGGAGAGAAGCGTGGGGGAACTCACTGTGACTAGGTTTAAGCCTGAGCCCTCGCGCCCCGGGGGAGGCCCTGCAGGTGTCCATTTTCTCTCGTAGCTGCCCCTGCCAGCCACGTGTGGAGTCCTGTTTGCCCATTGAGGGGCAGTCATCCCTCATAATGTCTCAGATGCATTCCATAACTTCTCTGTCACTTTTGTCATCACGGGGCCGTCACCTTCCATTGTTTAGACTCTGCTTTGTCATTTACGGAGTCCTCTTTATAAGCACGGCCCTCCCCACAAAGACCACGTCCTTTCCCCTCCAGCGCGCTCTGAGGCTGAGTGTGAGAAGGGACAGTGGGCAGAgatgttggtttttctttctgagaagggAAGCTTGCTCTAGTCTTTGGCATTTGGAGTGCAAGGGCGCTCACACCGCTGGTCCCAGCCGCGGGCCTTCGGTGGCCAGTCCTGGGGTGTTATGGGGTATTATCTGACACCCCAGTGTGACACAAGCTTGTGATAagacaaaagcaagaaaaggCGACCAGATTGCAGCCCTGGGGGCAAGGGAGGAGTATTCAGGGCTGGGTGATGGGAAGAGGGTCTCTTGGCTCTGTTCCTGTTTCACTGATTTGGCCCCAGAGGTCATTTTCTTACCTAAGATGTTTAAACCCTATTAAACAGACGCCCTTATGGAAATGTAACTTATTACCATGCTCTGGAACTAGCACAgactattaataataaatataaaaatctcacTGCATATTCATGGGAAAAAGGGGATGGATAAAAGTTGAGTTCCTACCCTTAGAGAGATGTCCTGCTCTATGCGTGCACAGTGCTTACAAAACGCTGCTGGCCCCTGACGTTTTGCCCGATGAAGGCAGAATTAGTCGCTCTCTTGTCTCTGTGCTCAAAGCCCCTAACAGGTAACTTCTGTGCATCTAAAATGGCCATTTCATCACATAGCATTTTGCTTATTGGCTTGCTTTTCTTCTCATTGCATAGGTGATATTTTAGAAGCCTTATGGACTTTCTTTGCGGGCAATACGTACACGcgcatatatacataaaacgcTAGGGGTCCAGGTTTAAAAATGTCTTACACCATCGAGCGTAGTGCAGTTGCAGAGTAGGCAgtggaaaaaatgttaaattgagTTGCAAATGAGCATATATCCTGACATCCTAGGCAGAAGGTGCTAGTTGTCCCTTTATTAATAAGTCTCACTGCCGTGTTTTTATCCACGGTCATGTGATGTCATAATAAATTCTTGTGAACCTGAGCAAGCCAGAAATATTAGATACCAGTGTGcatttagaccaaaaaaaaaaaataagtacaaaaatcattaaaaagtattCATCTGCATTTGAACAAAGGCACACTGCTTCATCTCttacattaatttcttttgaattattcACTGCAATATAATATCAGTGACCATAATAAtgctaacacacacacagcaatgtgTACTGGGTACTTTTCTAAGCCCTTAATATATTTGACTGATATCACCCTCAGGATAGCTGTATGAGGTGACAGCACATTTTACATATGCAGGAACTGAGCCACGGGAGGTTGAGCAGGTTGCCCAGCATGACAAAACCCGTGGGCTCCCAGAGTTTATCTTCTTTCTGAACAACAAGCATTCTTCCTCTTCTGCGAGGAGAAAAGAATTGGTAACAGCCCAATGTGACGAAACTGGCTGAAGCGTGAGAAGGCAGCTTGGAAAATGTGACCTGTAGAAGTTAATAGCATAAGAGGAACCATAGAAAACCGCACAAGCGAGTTTAGTATGTTTGAAAATAATGACGCACAGCTAGGCTTAAGGTGAAATCACCTCTTGTTTATTAATGACATAATGTGTCCCAAGAAAAATTCTAATGTGTATCATTGCATGAGTAGCACTCTGAGTATCTGAGCTAGAATAAAGCTTTCGCCAAATGTATGGATTAGGGTAACGGGATAGAGAAAGATATGCTCCTTAGCTGGCAAGCAAAACTCTAAACTTCGTATTTATACCTCACGTGAATTATCTCCCAATCTCAGAAAGttcacttccttttctccatcaCTGGGCTGGCAGCATCACCATCTTTGCACCTGTCATTTTGGTTAAACTTCAtcacctttttctctcctttgcttctgTACCCGACGACCAGCTTGTACGTCTTCCCGAATTCCCTTGGCCCATTGCTATTGTCTACCTTCTGGTCCCCCTTGAACTTGCCCCTTGCCCACACCTATCTACCTCTTCCTAAAACAGATCTGATCATGTGATGCTTCTGCTCAGAAGCTTACAGTCCCTCTCCATCACCTCCCACACGAAGTCCAGGACTCTGCAAAATCCGTGCGTAACCTGCCAGCCCACCCGCGCTCCACCTCGCACCCCATCCTCCAGCCGAGCGGGCTTCTGGAAACTCCCCGACCTGCCAAGCGTCCTCCGTCCTGACTCTGCCTTTATTCGTTGACTCACTAAGATGTCCTCCCCAGTGCCCCTCTCCATCCAGTCTCCAGCACCCCACCTCGAGGGAAACTTTGGAAACGTTCTTCTAATATTCTTATTCAAAATTACCGACACTTCATTTGGAGGGTTCCTAATGCAATTGacttatatttctttaatatcaCCTCCCGGGTTTTAGCTTGCTAAATTTTACACACTGCCTTCTGGGTTATAGGCTCCTTGTGTGTGCCTTTCTGCATGTCAGGTGCCTTGCTACACTAGGCCCTCGTTAACACATGCTTATGGAATTGAATGACCTTGGACAGAACACTATAGCGAAGAcacaaataaacaaccaaaagtcctttttttccatttaaacatAAAGGACAGGaaagtgcttttattttagaTGTAAATAAGATAAGgttgtaaagggaaaaaaaaagaacgaaattcATTAAGAGCAAAGAGTCTCTGGattatctttctttcccttcagaaCCAATTGGGTTAAGGAGTACTTGGACACGGCGCCTGTTTTGATTCTGATTTTCAAACAAGTACACGGCGTTGCCGCAAGTGGCAAAAGAAAGGTCCACTACTACAATGAGATCAGTGTTTCCATTGCTTGTGGCATCCTCCTGGCTGCTCTTCAGGTATGttacccccgccccccatcccgcCCCAAAGAGAGGAGCGATCCTGGAAAGCCAAGCAGTGGCCTTATTCACAAATCTCAGCGGAGTTTCTACTTGAGAGACACTTGGAAGCTGTTCCTCTAAAGTTGAACGCCTAAGACACGTAGCTTGGTGTGAAAAATGCCCCTGGAAACCTGGACTGGTAGGTACGCTGGTGCAACGCGCTGGAATCCTCTTCTGGAAACATCACTTGAGGCTCAGAAAAATGCCCACTGCGTTTGCCTTCATCTGTAACGACACGAAGCTCCAAGGGTTTCGGCAGGCATGCTGCCTTGCTGGGCTCGCTGTCGTCCGAGCCGGTGGCATGATTAAAAAGctataaagaggggcacctgggtggctcagttggttgggtgtccgacttcggctcaggtcatgatctcgcggtccgtgagttcgagcctcgtgtcaggctctgtgctgacagctcagagcctggagcctgtttccgattctgtgtctccctctctctctgaccttcccccattcatgctctgtctctctctgtctcaaaaaaaaaatgaataaacgttaaaaaaaaaattaaaaaaaaaaaaaagctataaagagAAGGCTCTCCTAGAGCTCCTTCCCTGGAAAGTCGAGTTTACGTGGCCTTGCACTGGAAAGACATCTATGTGCTTTAAACAATTCCATCTCTGCGGTATGTGGGGTCGCTGGAGCCATGCTAAGCATGAAACAGAGCAGACTGAGGTGTACCTTTTACTGGTTTCAGTTCATTCACTCAACTCCTTCTGTGTGGCCTGTccgaggggagggggggggcaccaGGGAGGTCTTGCCTCATGAACTGTGTGTGCATTCTGGGGTcctggggtagagagagacagcgagcacgCAAAAGAAATGAGGCAAACAAGATGGTAAGTGCGAGTGATCATACTTCCAAGCGACAATCGAGTCCAAAAAGCTACACGCTTCTTCACTCACTCGAAGCAAACTTTATATGGCGAAAATACCTTGCAAAATACAGTCGTGGCTAACACAGAAGAGGAATAGGCTTTTAGATTACTTGAAAAGTTTACCTAGAGAAAGTGGCATGTCACTTCCTCCCTAATGCTGTGAGCGTGCAGATAAAGGAAGTGATGTGCAACATCGGACCACGCGGAccgattcattcattcattcatctgccGGAAGAAGCAAACGGTGCACAGAGATTTTTGAGCTCTGAAGCAACAGCCTTGTCACGTTAGTGTTGAGTTTGCTGCCCTCTAGCGTCGCCTCAGGCATGATTCTGAGCGTACGTCCTatttgggagggaggaaagaggaatcTTCCTCATGATGCTCCCCATCTGCACAGATCGCATGGCGACCGGACCAAAGAGCCTGTCCTGTAGGACTCTCAAAGGCAGTTCTAGAACTTCTGTGTGGCTCAGGCTTAGCGGTGACCCTCTGATTGGGAAatcagaggggagggaggagcttgGGAAGCATCTTGAAGCTGCATGTGATTTTTATTAGGTGTTTATTATCCGGAGGGGCTCGTAGACAGGTTGAGGGAGTAATGCCAGGCTACTGAGCCTCTGTCACTGGACGTAGGTATTTTCGGCTGGGGTGGTCCTCCGCCTGCATTGCTGGTTATATAAGCATAGGAACTCCCTGTTGTTTGAGGGTATACCCCTTCCTTGGGTATATTTGGACCCCCCAAATTTCCTTCCATGAAATAACCATTCCTGTGTCCTAACCATCAATGACGAATAGGAcgagtatttttcttcttcaagaagcTTCTTACTGTTTGGTTCAAAGCATGTGGCGACTAGGGAGGTTGAGGAGAACAGGTGAGGTTTAAGGTCCACCTGCCCAAGCTGGCGGGCTCTTTGCTGCCCAGCTGCAGGGAAATGATGGGACAAGCAGGCCTAATGGGGACCGGAATGTCCCCAGGCCACAAGCAAAGTCGTGACTTCCATTGAGTTGACACTgtattctctccccttctgtcgtAGAATGCGGGACTGGTGACTGTCACCACCACACCTCTCAACTGTGGTCCCCGTCTGAGGGTGCTCCTGGGCCGCCCCACAAACGAAAAGCTGCTGATGCTCCTCCCCGTGGGATACGCCAGCAAAGAGGCCACGGTGCCCAACCTAACTCGGAAGCCTGTGGATCAGATCAGGGTGACCGTGTAGGCGGGAGCCCATCTGGGATGCAGGCAGACGACGGCCTGGTCCTCTCTTGTCCCTCTTGGGTCTGCGGGCTGCTCTTCCCACGGGTGTTAGGTCTCCCCAGCACCTCCCTCCGCTCAAGAAACCTTTCCGCAGGAGTCTGAGAAGCTCCTAGCGTGACGAGGTGAACATATTATAGTAAGAGGACGACAGGTGCTTGTCTTCCATTTCCCATCTGCTTTGGGGATGCATGCAAATTTTACTAAGAAcaatttcaagattttaaaattgttcCAGAAAAATCCCTggtgattctttttctctcttacacCCTAAAAGCTCGTATGCAGCAAAGATTCATCAGAGAGTTTAATGTGGCCCCAAGAACTCAGCTACGTGATCGTTCTTGAATTTGCATTTAGACTAATCAGATAGCCTCTGCCCTCTGATTTCTGGCGGCTCTTAGGCCACGGATGGGCTTTTGAGATCCACTCTTTTACTGGACTTCATGGTCATCCTGCCAGTTTTTAGCAAGCAACTAGCAAACTAATGAAAGCGTCCCAGGCCCGGAACAGACGAGTGCACGCCGAGCAGGTGACCCTGAACTGGCAACCACGCGAACACGTAAGGGGACAGTCGTGTCATCCGGCGGTGCGTTGGAGCTGGCTCGCACCAGCCTGCGGAAGCGGACTGTTCAATATTCAGGAATTTGGTGAGCCAGCTGTTAAACCACGTGCTGCTTGGCATCTCCCGTGGTGGGAGTATTTGTACCACCGCAGTTGGCCGATACTACCATTTTTCTCGAAGAGCACTGTTTTCCATACCCCGCACTGAACCgtgtctctcttcttttctgctcCAGACCACGGAAGACGCATCCCTTTTTTGCAGACGGCACTCAAGCAGTTTGGGACTGGTGGGGTGCGAGGTGTTAGGCTGGGAACGCCAGACCCCATCTTTCACCGATtgctctgtcttcccttcccGGGACTCTGCACACACAGGCACGTGTAGCTCAGATCCGTTTTTGTCAAGCAGCCCTACACAACTCtttctcccctccaccacccttctcctcttctttttcctcagtttcctcaagaaAAATCTCTTCGGCCTCTTTTCATTCCACGTGTGAGTACACAATTTAGGAAAAGCCCTTGGTATTTTTGACGAGAGTCAGAGCTGGAGACAAACCTGTATCAAAGGAGGacgtttcccccccccccccttaaaatataattagatGTTACAAGAACCTGTGACCCTCGACCTCCCAAGTCCTTCAAAGGATCTAGAAGTCTCCTTTGGAATCTCCAAAGTCTTCCATCTGTGTTTTCCTTGTTCTCTAAACATGCTTGTCCCCATGGCTacagattttaataaatgaaaattttcttacaTCTGTTTCCAGCTT
This window contains:
- the IYD gene encoding iodotyrosine deiodinase 1 isoform X1, which translates into the protein MFFLTPVLVAVVCILIVWIFKNGDGSSKRRKGEPRARAEVRPWVDEDLKDNTDLHQGEEDANDWQESEEDVEHIPFSHTRYPEKEMVKRSQEFYALLSKRRSVRFISNEQVPMEVIDNVIKTAGTAPSGAHTEPWTFVIVRDPDVKHKIREIIEEEEEINYLKRMGRQWVTDLKKLRTNWVKEYLDTAPVLILIFKQVHGVAASGKRKVHYYNEISVSIACGILLAALQNAGLVTVTTTPLNCGPRLRVLLGRPTNEKLLMLLPVGYASKEATVPNLTRKPVDQIRVTV